Within the Verrucomicrobiia bacterium genome, the region GCGGGGGCGGGGTTGCAAAGAGATCGTCACTGGCCACGCCGGCACGCTAGCAATTCGCCGCGGGGTTGCCCAAATGAAAAAGCCCGCTGACTGAACAGCGGGCTTGCTGGGCGGTGGCGTTCACCGCCGCCTAAAGAGCCCCCGCCAGTGCCGTGTTCAACAGTTCCTTTGAACTGCTTTGGTATATATGGAACGAGTCGGACGGATTTCGACTTCCAGTCAAGGCCTGTCGGCCACCACCCGAACTTTGGTGTCCCATGTCTGCAATTTACGGTCAAAGGACGTGGTTTCGAATCACGTGCATAGGCAGGGAAATTATTCTTCAAAGAGCCGCGCGTGTATTGGCAACGTTCCAACCGCGCTTTCTGCCGTCACTATCCGACGGGCTGTCGGATGCCTCAAGCAAAAATTGTCTGAGCTTGTTTCGTGCCGTGCGCCTCGAGCGGTGCGCTTCATTGACGCCCGTCGCCGTGCGCACTACTTTTGGCCAGCAATGACGACCGCTGCCACAGCCCAGCCGGTTTCCGCGCTGACCCTCCGCCCGGTGGACCACTCGCCGCGCAACGAGGCGTTGGCCCGGGAAATCCTCGTGCTCAAGAAGCAACTCAACGCCATCATCTTGGCGCACAATTACCAGATTCCCGAGATTCAGGATCTGGCGGACTACGTGGGCGACTCTCTCGGGCTGGCTCAGCAGGCCGCGAAAACCAACGCCGATGTCATCGTCTTCTGCGGTGTGCATTTCATGGCGGAGACGGCGAAGATTCTGAACCCGGACAAAATCGTGGTTTTGCCCGACCGCGACGCGGGCTGTTCGCTGGAGGAGAGTTGCCCGGCGGAGGAACTCGCCAAATTGCAGGCCACGAATCCCAATTTTTGGACAATTGCCTACATCAATTGCAGCGCCGCAGTGAAGGCGCTGTGCGACGTCATCGTCACCAGCGGCAACGCCGAAAAAATCGTCAACGCGGCCCCCAAGGACAAAGACCTGCTGTTTGTGCCCGACGAAAATCTCGGTCAATGGGTCATGGAACAGACCGGACGGCCGATGACGTTGTGGAAGGGCAATTGCTACGCACACGTTGAATTCCAACGCGACGCCGTGCTGGCCGCCCGCGCGCAGTATCCGGACGCCAGGATCGTGGTGCATCCCGAGAGCGTGCGTGAAGTGCGCGACCTGGCGGACGCGGTGTGCTCGACGGAAAAGATGGTGGCCTACTGTCGCAATTCGCCCGCCAAACGTTTCGTGGTCGTGACCGAATCGGGCATCATCCACCGGATGCGGAAGGAATGTCCCGGCAAGGAATTCCTTTGCGCGCCGGTGTTCAACGTGATGAAGCTGCCGACAGACAACTGCCGGTGCAGCGAATGCAAATACATGAAGTTGAATACGCTCGAAAAACTGCGTGACTGCATGAAGAACCTCGCGCCGCGCGTCGAACTGCCCCGGCCGGTTCTGGAGCGCGCCCGGTTGCCCATCGAGCGGATGTTGGAAATTTCGGCGCGGCCCGCTACGGCCCCGACAGTTTGAAGGTTCCGTGTTTTCAAGAGCGCGTCGTTGCCCGCCGGCACCGGGCAGCGGCCGCGGTGGTTCGATGTCTGGCATAACGCCCCTCCATGAACAGCGCGAGTGGTCCCGCGAACGACTCCGGAATGCTTCAAGCCTTCCGGCCCAGAATTGCCCTGCCGTTTCTGCGCGAAATGCGCGGGTATTCGCGCGAAAAGCTGCGGCATGACCTGATTGCGGGCGCCACGCTCACGCTGGTTTCCATTCCCCAGGCGATTGGTTTCGCGCTGATACTGGGTTTGCCGCCGGTCACCGTGATCGTCTCGGTCGTGGTGGGCGGGTTTGTCAGTGCACTGTTTTTCTCGTCGCATCATCACGTCTTTGGGCCCACGACCTCGGTTTCGTTGATTACGGCGGCCACGATTGCGGCCAACCCCGATCTGAATCTCCATCCGTTGCAACTGGCGGCCTATCTGGCGTTTCTCATCGGCCTCACCCAGTTCGTCGCTGGAATGTTCAACTTTGGGGAAGTGACCAAATTCATCTCCCGTTCCGTGGTGGTGGGTTACACCACCGCGATTGGCGTGCTGTTGATCGCGAGTCAATGGCATAATTTTGTGGGTTATGCCAGTCCGGCGGGCGAACCCTTCTTGAGCACGTTTCAGGGCGCGGTCAGTGCGTTCGCGGCCAGCAACATCTCATGGTGGTCCATCGGCATCGGTCTGCTGACCCTGCTGATTTTCGAGGGAATCAAGCGGTTTCGCCCCACCTGGCCCGAGGCGCTGTTGGGACTGGCGTTTCTCGGCATTGCCGCCCGGGTGTTCGCGGCGTTTCATCCCGAAATCCCGTTCCGCATGGTGAAGGATGAAGGGGCGTTGACGGCCATCCTGCCCAAGTTGACCGCATTGCCCTCGCTCCACGATCAATTTGAGATTCTGCCCCACTTGGCCAATACCGCCATCGCCATCGCCATCATCGGCATGCTGGAAGCCACGGCCATCACCAAGTCCTTGGCGGCCAAGAGCGGCCAGCATCTGAACCCCAACCAGGAATTGATCGGCATGGGGGCGGGCAACTTGGCGGCGGGACTGTTCGGCGTGCCGCCCGGGTCGTCGTCCTTCACGCGGTCGGCCGTCAATTATCAGACCGGCGCCGCCTCGCAGCTTTCATCGATGCTCAGCAGCGTGGTGGTGCTGTTGATCCTGCTGTTTGTAACGCCCATTTTCAATTACATCCCCGTCGCGGCGCTCGCGGCCCACCTCATGCGGGTCGGTTACAAACTGATCAACCGCCCGCAAATCCGCATTTCCGTGCGGGCCACGCGGTCGGATGCGATTGTCTTCTTCGCCACTCTGGCGGCTGCGTTGTTTCTCCGGCTCGACACGGCCATCTACGTTGGCATTGGCGTGGCGCTGGTGCTGTTTCTCAAGAAAACCAGCACGCCGACCCTGGCGGAATACGTGTTCAGCGACACCGGCCACCTGATCGAAATGCGGGACAAACAACAGCGGGCCACGCCGCAGATTTCCATCATTCACGTCGAAGGGGAACTGTTCTTCGGCGCGGCGGACCTGTTTCAGGAACAGGTGCGCCGGCAGGCGGAGGACGAGAACATCCGCGTGTTCATCCTGCGCATGAAAAACGCGCGGCATCTCGATGCGACCACCATCATGGCGCTGCAGTCGCTCGACGATTATTTGCACAAGACCAACCGGCACCTGCTGATCAGCGGCTGCCGGCCCGACGTCACCCGGGTGCTGCGCAACAGCGGATTGCTCGCGGAAATCGGCGAGGAGAATGTCTTTCCCGCGGACGCCAACCCCACGCTCTCTACGCGCCGCGCCTTGGAACGCGCGCAGAAGCTGCTGCACGGCGAGGGCGAGATCCGCATTTTCTACGAACGCGAAAAACTGCCGGTGGACGACGAGCGGGCACTGGACTACTCGATTTGAAGCGGCCAGTGTCGGTCCGCTCCTAATACGCGATTTTGTCGGCCTTGGCCGACCATTCGGTGAAGGCCGCCAGTGCCTCGGAGCGCAGGAGCTGTTTCATCGGCAGCGAGCGCCGGCCCAGCGGGCGCGCCACCTCCCGATACAGGAAATCATCGTCGAACGCGATCCCGGCCGCGTCCTTGCGGGTGTTGCCGAAGAAGACCCGCCTGATCCGGGCCCAGTAAATCGCCGCGAGACACATCGGGCAGGGCTCGCAACTCGTGTAGAGTTCGCAGTCGTCGAGCCTGAATGTTTTCAACTTCCGGCAGGCCGCGCGAATGGCGGAAATTTCGGCGTGCGCCGTGGGATCGTTGTCCGAGGTGACGCAGTTCCAGCCGCGTCCGACAATCCGGCCGCGGCGCACGACCACGGCGCCGAAGGGGCCGCCTTGGCCGGCGCGCATTTGCTGCACCGACAGCCGGATGGCCTCGCGCATGAACTCCTTATTCATTCCACAACCCTGG harbors:
- the nadA gene encoding quinolinate synthase NadA, which gives rise to MTTAATAQPVSALTLRPVDHSPRNEALAREILVLKKQLNAIILAHNYQIPEIQDLADYVGDSLGLAQQAAKTNADVIVFCGVHFMAETAKILNPDKIVVLPDRDAGCSLEESCPAEELAKLQATNPNFWTIAYINCSAAVKALCDVIVTSGNAEKIVNAAPKDKDLLFVPDENLGQWVMEQTGRPMTLWKGNCYAHVEFQRDAVLAARAQYPDARIVVHPESVREVRDLADAVCSTEKMVAYCRNSPAKRFVVVTESGIIHRMRKECPGKEFLCAPVFNVMKLPTDNCRCSECKYMKLNTLEKLRDCMKNLAPRVELPRPVLERARLPIERMLEISARPATAPTV
- a CDS encoding SulP family inorganic anion transporter, with amino-acid sequence MLQAFRPRIALPFLREMRGYSREKLRHDLIAGATLTLVSIPQAIGFALILGLPPVTVIVSVVVGGFVSALFFSSHHHVFGPTTSVSLITAATIAANPDLNLHPLQLAAYLAFLIGLTQFVAGMFNFGEVTKFISRSVVVGYTTAIGVLLIASQWHNFVGYASPAGEPFLSTFQGAVSAFAASNISWWSIGIGLLTLLIFEGIKRFRPTWPEALLGLAFLGIAARVFAAFHPEIPFRMVKDEGALTAILPKLTALPSLHDQFEILPHLANTAIAIAIIGMLEATAITKSLAAKSGQHLNPNQELIGMGAGNLAAGLFGVPPGSSSFTRSAVNYQTGAASQLSSMLSSVVVLLILLFVTPIFNYIPVAALAAHLMRVGYKLINRPQIRISVRATRSDAIVFFATLAAALFLRLDTAIYVGIGVALVLFLKKTSTPTLAEYVFSDTGHLIEMRDKQQRATPQISIIHVEGELFFGAADLFQEQVRRQAEDENIRVFILRMKNARHLDATTIMALQSLDDYLHKTNRHLLISGCRPDVTRVLRNSGLLAEIGEENVFPADANPTLSTRRALERAQKLLHGEGEIRIFYEREKLPVDDERALDYSI
- a CDS encoding nucleoside deaminase, giving the protein MNKEFMREAIRLSVQQMRAGQGGPFGAVVVRRGRIVGRGWNCVTSDNDPTAHAEISAIRAACRKLKTFRLDDCELYTSCEPCPMCLAAIYWARIRRVFFGNTRKDAAGIAFDDDFLYREVARPLGRRSLPMKQLLRSEALAAFTEWSAKADKIAY